A region from the Triticum aestivum cultivar Chinese Spring chromosome 3D, IWGSC CS RefSeq v2.1, whole genome shotgun sequence genome encodes:
- the LOC123077428 gene encoding transcription factor MYBS1 has protein sequence MLRLPAVHTIVLSRGQGQGQSQRNCFLLLPSFGRACAPPIGMARKCSSCGHNGHNSRTCSGHRGVESGGGGLRLFGVQLQVGAAPLKKSFSMECLSSSASAYYAAAAAVGVAASNSSSSVSSSSSLVSVEESPEKMGHGYLSDGLMGRAQERKKGVPWTEDEHRRFLAGLEKLGKGDWRGISRHFVTTRTPTQVASHAQKYFLRQAGLAQKKRRSSLFDVVERNGDRGATERRHRLKPDVTSSVDAMGLTFPALSLGASRPRPDAALPPCLTLMPSCSSPSSAPSRAPKLPPSLGLVSHANPPRQAPDLELKISSTAARKTDQQAGAAAGSSPPFFGTIRVT, from the exons ATGCTACGTCTCCCCGCAGTCCACACCATCGTCTTATCTCGGGGCCAGGGCCAGGGCCAGAGCCAGAGGAATTGTTTCCTTCTTCTACCTTCGTTCGGTCGAGCTTGTGCGCCGCCGATCGGCATGGCGAGGAAATGCTCGAGCTGCGGCCACAATGGCCACAACTCGAGGACCTGCAGTGGGCACCGAGGCGTTGAGAGCGGCGGCGGTGGGCTGAGGCTGTTCGGGGTGCAGCTGCAGGTGGGCGCTGCGCCTCTCAAGAAGAGCTTCAGCATGGAGTGCCTGTCGTCATCGGCGTCGGCCTACTACGCGGCGGCGGCCGCCGTGGGTGTCGCCGCGTCCAACTCGTCGTCGTccgtgtcgtcgtcgtcgtcgctcgtCTCGGTGGAGGAGAGCCCGGAGAAGATGGGCCACGGGTACCTCTCCGACGGGCTCATGGGCAGGGCTCAAGAGAGGAAGAAAG GTGTTCCATGGACCGAGGACGAGCACCGGAGGTTCCTGGCCGGCCTGGAGAAGCTGGGGAAAGGCGACTGGCGAGGCATCTCCCGGCACTTCGTCACCACACGCACGCCGACGCAGGTGGCCAGCCACGCCCAGAAGTACTTCCTCCGGCAGGCCGGCCTCGCGCAGAAGAAGCGGCGGTCCAGCCTCTTCGACGTC GTCGAGAGAAATGGCGACAGGGGAGCCACCGAGCGCCGTCACAGGCTGAAACCCGATGTCACCAGCTCTGTAGACGCGATGGGATTAACATTCCCAGCTCTTTCCCTGGGCGCCAGCCGGCCGAGGCCGGACGCCGCGCTACCGCCGTGCCTGACTCTGATGCCGAGctgctcgtcgccgtcgtcggcgccGAGCCGCGCACCGAAGCTCCCTCCTTCCCTGGGCCTGGTGTCACATGCAAATCCTCCTCGGCAGGCGCCTGACCTGGAGCTAAAGATCTCGTCGACGGCCGCCCGGAAGACCGACCAGcaggccggcgccgccgccggctcgTCGCCGCCTTTTTTCGGAACCATCAGGGTCACCTAG